AAATTCAAGCTGCCCCGGCCAAGCTCGAAGACAATCGGCCCCAAGTCAAGGACCCAttggaagaaattaatgttgggaTAGCCGATGACCCACGAACTTTATTTATTAGTGTTTTACTTCCCCAACCTATAAAAGCCGAACTTCGTGCCCTGCTTGAggagttcaaagattgttttgcttggagctaccacAAGATGCCATGGTTAGATCGCACTCTCGTCGAGCATGAGTTACGTATTAAACCTAGGTGTAAACCTTTCCGTCAACCACCTCGACGATTCTCGATCGAAGTGCAACTCGACATCAAGGATGAACTGGTTCGTCTCTTGAAAGCagggttcattcggacagctcgatatgttgaatggttggccaatatcgttcatgttttaaagaaaagtggtgcattGCGCATTTGCATCGATTTTAGAAATCTGAAtttggcaactcccaaagatgagtatacgaTGCTGATTTCGGATTTGTTAATCGACGCTGCGGtgaatcatgcgatcttatcttttatggatggacatgccgggtacaaccaaattttcattaccgaagccgatgtgcacaagaCTGCTTTTCGCTGCCTGGGGGCACTCGGTACATATGAACGGGTGGTCATGCCATTCGACCTCAAGAATGCCGGTGCCACATACCAACGAGCAATGAacaccatatttcatgatttaattggaaccattGTCGAAGTCAACATTGACGATGTTGTaatcaaatctaaacgccggCAGGCACATCTGGCTTATTTCCGATAGGCTTTCCTCCGTATGCGTCAACACAACCTcaaaatgaatcctgccaaatgtgctttcggtgtgtcggccggtaattttcttggcttcctcgtgcatcaccgtgggattgaagtggaTGAAAATAAAGCACGCGCAATCATCAATGCTCCACCCCCGACGACGAAAAAACAACTACAGTCCTTACTCGgtaagataaattttctccgttgatttatagctaactcggcgggtaaaatgaaagcgttctctacgcttttgaaactcaaggactcaGATAAATTTAAGTAGAAAGACGAGCATCAGGCGACGTTTACGCAAATCAAAGTCTCCGTCACGACACCACCTGTCCTTGTCCCACCCCGGCGTGGTAAGCCTCTCAAGCTATATATCTCGACGGCCgaagagtccatcggctgcctcctcgcgcaagacaaCGATGCCGAACGAGAGCAGGTTATTTTTTATCTAAGTCGAAATCTCAATCAAtcggagatcaattattccgccgtCGAGAAGCTTTGCCTAGCCGTATTTTTCGCCACCTCCAAGCTTAGGCATTACATACTCCCAtcggtcacccaagtcattgcccagaccgacgtcaTCCGCTATATGCTCACCTGACCAATCGTCAAAGGCTGAATTGGGAAGTGGACAATGGCGTTGTCGAGTTTAGCTTGCAATACGTGCCCTAGAAATTTGTTAAAGGCCAGGCACTGGCTGATTTCCTTGCTCAACAGCCTTCCCCATATGGTTTTGGGGGCAACGACGttgaaatcggcatggttgacACGCGTGATAACTactggacgatgtactttgacGGCTCACGTACTTCATCTTCGGCTGGCGTTGGAATTGTCATTCAATCTCCAAAccacgatcgttggtatttttcgctcaagCTGGATTTTGAATGCACAAATAACCaagccgaatacgaagcccttatcATCGGCCTTGGAATCCTTTATGACTTGAGGGCGACCCGTGTGACTCcaaacttgtgattaaccaacttaatggttCTTTTCgatgcatgagttgtaccctaGCACCCTATCacatggtcgccagctatttggccgaatccTTCGAAGGTATTACATTTGAACATATTTCCCGGattcataataccgacgcagacgaattggctcaaatcgcctctggtgcacaactcctggggggcaagccaGGCCGAGAAATACCAGTCTTACGACAGTTATACCCGACCTTGGTTAACCAGCAAGTCTTCCGACGCGACAACGTGATACGCACAAgagtcatgtccttaccttcgttgttagacCGACAAGACCGTATAGATGTTTGCGCTGTCAAGGcaataccagatgattggagaaaaccCATTATGCAGTATCTTGACAATCCCAACGGCAAACATAGTCGCAAGACAAGAGTTCACGCCACAAACTATGTCATAtatcaaaacgagttataccgaAAATGTGAGGATGGTCTAttactgctatgcctcggcctCCAAGAGGGTGCTCAAGTAATCATAGAAGTCCATGAAGGGGTTTGCGGAGCTCATCAGTCCGGACGTAAAATGCGATGGTTGCTTCGATAACACGGCTATTTTTGGCTAAGAATactaaaggattgtatcgagttcgCACGAGGGTGCATACAGTGTCAGATTCATGGTCTTATACAAAGAGTCATGGCCGAATCATTACATTTGGTCACCAAACCATGGTCGTTTAGAGGATAGGCCATagacgtaatcggcaaaatcacacCATCTTCCGGGGCTGCCAAGCACGCATGGATACTGGtagcaaccgactacttcactaagtaggtcgaagcaaaatcgtatgccgagctaacgtctaaagaagtttgctaCTTTGTGgaagaacacattgtgaccagatttggcgtaccagaaacgatcatCACTAACAATGGCATAATCTTTACAGCCGAGAGGTTTAAAGAATATACTgcaagtttgaaaatttggcttgaacagtctacaccgtattatccacaagcaaatgggcaggccgagaCAAGTAACAAAGTGTTAATCGGCATTctcgagaaaataataaaagaaaggcttggcatgtggcatttaaagttgaatgaggctttatgggcatatcgaacatcgccccgatcggcgactgGGATAACCCCGTATGCACTAATCTACGGACATGATGCAATGTTACCAATCgagttaagcataaattcgttgtgAATAATTGAACATAGTCTGTTCAGCGCCAAATATAATCAATCCATGGGACAGgagttagaagatttagaagaagcgcgacttgatgcttataacttgttggtggcacaaaaacagattgccgagcgagcctataatcaaaaggtccGGCAGAAAACATTTGGCGAATGAGAGTTAGTTTGGCAAtcggtgttgcccgtaggaattAAAGATCCTAGGTTTGGCAAATGGTCGCCAAATTAGGAAGGGTCGTTCGTCATACATAAGGTTCTCGGCAAAGACGCATATCATCTTAGAGATCGGACCGGTTTAGTTCACAGATtaccaatcaatgggaagtttttaaagaagtactatctggtcacatgggaaatgcgggaatagaAACTCATTTCATTAAGACCGATAAGAGAATACACAAATTGAGCACGTCGATCAGTTtacatttaaataaattcagggcgaagaaggaagaagagtgcCGAGAAGGGCCTTCAGCTCTAACCACCGCACTTCACCCATTATGACCTCGACCTGCCGGTTCTTCTTGTCCATCTTTAACTGTTCGATTTGTTTTGCGCTCACCGCATGCTCGGTTATACAATCTTTACCGCCCGATTCAAAGTCCTTCGCAAGCTTAGAAGCAATAGTCAACCTTCGTTTTGCCAATTCGGCTATTTGACGGTCGAGGTCGGCCAAGGCTTCTCCTTTAGCCTTTAGGGCATCGATCTTCGGCCGTAGAGCGTCTTGGACAGCCACAGACGCTTTTAGATCTTGTTCAGCCCTCAGAGCGTTCTCGATGACACTAAAGGTTTCCCGAACGCGCTCCAAGGTGGACGATGCCTGAACGATAGCCTCAACGCTCATTTGACCATCGGCTCCGAGATCGTTTAGGTATGCACTCAACAAATCAAGACCTTTGCGCTTAAGGACTTGCGGCGACAACGAGAGAGACAAGACTTCTTGCAACCAAGCTAGAGCAGTTGAATCAGTGGGTTCAATTGTGGTGGTCGAAGAACCAGGCGCTCCGGTAATGCTTGATAAGAGAGCTTTaaactcgacttcccatgaaggctgcacaCAAAAATCAGTTTAAGCTTAAGGACATCACGAAAAAGATAGCAAGAAGGTTTTGTTTTAAACCTACCGAGATGAGACTTCGGCCATATCTTCAGGTttattgctcgaacctaaagaacttaagGGCCGAGCCTAGTGTCTTAGACTGCTCCTCAGTTAACGCGGCcaatggaggttatctacgttcgatggccactgaggcggccaagaaatatcgataacacccttcggcgcgtagaattttcgatgaaaagaatgggcaggcacctgacatttaatattttcttggtttagagCTCTAAGATAGAAAAATAACCAAGGAAAGTAGTAGGGTTACTTACGAAGGCCGAAATGGCTTCTTAGGGAGGAATGTTGAAGTCCTGGTCCTGCGGATGAATGGGCATTTATGCCGTCACTTCTGGCTCTATGGCAGGTCGTTTGCCACGATCAGCTGCAAAATGGCCGATTTGGACAGCTGCCTCGGACGCAAGAGGAGGTTGATTACGGGGTTGAGGGTGACTCGCCAGCGAAATCTTGTCGCTCTCATCGCTCTCCTCTGGTTTTACGATAggtcgtttgccacggtcggccgCAGAAGGGCCGACTTGGACAGTTGCCTCGGACGCAGAAGGAGGTTGATTGCATGGTTGAAGGCGACCCGCCAACGGAATCTCGTCACTCCCGTCACTCTCTTCTAGAATGACTGCCACGTGTTTTGGATTTTTAGAGAGAGTTCTCTCGGTCAAAGGGGCCGCCTCTTCCACGACAGGTGTAACGGCCAACCCTGAAACTACAGACGGCTCGACCAATGGAGCAGTCCTTGGCCTAGTCACGACTGAAGGGTCAGGACGAGCTTTGGGAGCCTAACTTGTCGGAGCCAGCTGCACGATCGTCGAGATGCGTACAGCTGGGGTGGAAGGAGAAACATCGGGAGTGGCCGTTCTCGACGTTTGGCTAGAGATGACGTGAATGTCTCGTTGCCTTTTGTTTGCCAATTTCTTGACGTATTTTGTAGGACGAGAGACTGCGGAGGCCGTCTCAGTCTCTTGTTAGGGTCGTTTGCTTGGCTTGGAAGAGGGGATTGCCTTTTTCTTGGCTGCAATTGCAGCCACCGCTTTTACCTTCTTCGACGCTCGGCTGCCTGAGAATTGAAAGCCAAGTCAATAACagtaaagatatatatatatatatatatatatatatatatccaaatATGTAAAGGAAGCTATATACCATGGGTAGCCTCTTTAGGTTGGGGAGCAGGAGCTTTGTGGGGACGATCGCCGAAGATCTTGTTAATGACATCTTCAACCGGTGCGCTGAAGAAGCTATGAGTGTATTCTTCCCACCAATCGCCGAAGGTATCAGTGCTAAGAGGTTCTGAAGTAGCcggtcgaaggcggaatttttTACATCGCTcatggaagtcctttttggcgTCATCGCATTCCTTCTCTGAAGAACCAAGTTCACGTCCGCGGCTCAGGATGGACCgtgaggagagaagggggaccgggcaaccttggaggtagccaagcTACCGAGCGAGGAAGTTGGGATGATACACTTCCCAACCTGCTCGGCGACCCTCACAGCCGAGATGTAGGTCGCGGGCAAGCACGAAAGACCTCCAGGATTGACGAAGGTCAGCATCTTCATCTGTGCCCCACATGGATGTAGGAAGCCTGATCGATAAAGGGTATTCGCGACGACAACAAATCAAGAACTCGTCATTAGAAAGATCGTCGAGAGCGAAAAAGTATCTGAACACCTCTTCAGCTTGGTGGGGGGGTGTTGGCCAAGAAGCCAGCTGAGGGCCGAGCGATTCCGTAGGCAAGAAATCAGCGACTGTTGGCCGAAGAGGGGCGGAGTAGACCTGCAACCAaagttggaagacccagagatGACCATTTTGGTGCGAGTCAATCTTATCAAGGGTCGTTTCGGCCAAGCAGCGTAGGAGATGGGCGAGAATGGCCGGGCTGAGTGCTAGGGTGTGACCACTAGCTAGGGCTTTGGCTact
This is a stretch of genomic DNA from Malus domestica chromosome 02, GDT2T_hap1. It encodes these proteins:
- the LOC139191394 gene encoding uncharacterized protein, with the translated sequence MVASYLAESFEGITFEHISRIHNTDADELAQIASGAQLLGGKPGREIPVLRQLYPTLVNQQVFRRDNVIRTRVMSLPSLLDRQDRIDVCAVKAIPDDWRKPIMQYLDNPNGKHSRKTRVHATNYVIYQNELYRKCEDGLLLLCLGLQEGAQVIIEVHEGVCGAHQSGRKMRWLLR